A stretch of Rhododendron vialii isolate Sample 1 chromosome 4a, ASM3025357v1 DNA encodes these proteins:
- the LOC131322698 gene encoding EH domain-containing protein 1 isoform X3, protein MEFDSAPISKCSKEHQKIYEEWFTYADSDGDGRITGNDAIKFFSLSNLPRPDLKQVWAIADSKRQGFLGFKEFIVAMQLVSLGQGGHEMTNEVLNSEVDFENINPPVMEGLDALLAKKKRSPKTTEPELNGSLEQQSPAAHWFTSSNSAKKVSLASVTSIIDGLKKLYIQKLKPLESTYNFNDFVSPPLTNSDFDAKPMVMLLGQYSTGKTTFIKHLLKTGYPGSHIGPEPTTDRFVVVMNGPDERSIPGNTVAVQADMPYSGLTTFGTAFLSKFECSQMRHPLLEHITFVDTPGVLSGEKQRTQRSYDFTGVTSWFAAKCDLILLLFDPHKLDISDEFKRVISSLRGHDDKIRVVLNKADQIDTQQLMRVYGALMWSLGKVLNTPEVMRVYIGSFNDKPVNDAAAGPLGKELFEKEQDNLLADLKDIPKKACDRRINEFVKRARAAKIHAYIISHLKKEMPVMMGKAKAQQRLIDNLEDEFAKVQREHHLPAGDFPNVEHFREVLSGYTIDKFEKLKPKMIQSVDDMLGYDIPNLLKNFRNPYD, encoded by the exons ATGGAGTTTGATTCGGCTCCTATCAGTAAGTGCTCCAAAGAACACCAGAAGATCTACGAAGAATGGTTCACTTACGCTGATTCAG ATGGTGATGGAAGAATTACGGGGAACGATGCCATCAAGTTCTTTTCTCTGTCGAATTTACCTCGACCTGATCTCAAgcag GTATGGGCAATTGCAGATTCCAAACGACAAGGTTTTCTTGGCTTTAAAGAATTCATCGTCGCAATGCAG TTAGTTTCTTTGGGACAGGGTGGGCATGAGATGACTAACGAAGTCTTGAATAGTGAAG TTGACTTCGAAAATATAAATCCTCCTGTTATGGAAGGTTTGGATGCATTACTTGCT AAGAAGAAGCGTTCACCTAAAACAACTGAGCCTGAACTGAATG GCAGTTTAGAGCAGCAATCTCCAGCGGCTCATTGGTTTACTTCTTCAAATTCTGCAAAAAAG GTGTCTTTGGCCTCTGTTACGTCCATTATTGATGGCCTGAAGAAGTTGTACATACAGAAATTGAAGCCATTGGAAAGTACATACAATTTCAATGATTTTGTGTCCCCTCCATTG ACAAATAGTGATTTTGATGCCAAGCCTATGGTTATGCTGTTGGGTCAATACTCCACAGGAAAAACAACATTCATTAAGCATTTACTTAAAACTGGTTATCCAG GATCTCACATTGGACCCGAGCCTACAACAGATAGATTTGTCGTTGTCATG AACGGACCTGATGAAAGAAGTATTCCTGGGAACACTGTTGCTGTTCAAGCAGATATGCCATATAGTGGTCTAACAACTTTTGGAACAGCATTCTTGTCCAAATTTGAGTGTTCCCAAATGCGTCATCCG CTGCTGGAGCACATCACATTTGTGGATACCCCTGGAGTTTTATCAGGGGAAAAGCAACGAACACAGAGAAGCTATGATTTTACTGGTGTGACATCTTGGTTTGCTGCAAAGTGCGACCTCATTCTACTTCTATTCGATCCACATAAACTTGATATCAGTGATGAGTTCAAACGTGTGATTTCGTCTCTAAGAGGTCACGATGACAAGATTCGTGTAGTTTTGAACAAGGCAGATCAAATAGATACCCAGCAA CTGATGAGAGTATATGGAGCATTGATGTGGTCTCTTGGGAAAGTTCTAAATACTCCTGAGGTCATGCGTGTTTATATCGG CTCATTCAATGACAAACCTGTAAATGATGCTGCTGCGGGTCCGCTTGGCAAAGAACTTTTTGAGAAAGAACAGGATAATCTCCTAGCCGATTTAAAAGACATACCGAAGAAGGCCTGTGATCGTAGA ATCAATGAGTTTGTGAAACGTGCGAGGGCCGCCAAGATTCATGCTTACATTATTAGCCACCTTAAGAAAGAGATGCCTGTTATGATGGGCAAAGCTAAAGCTCAACAGAGGCTGATTGATAATTTGGAAGATGAATTTGcaaag gtccaaagggaGCACCATTTACCGGCGGGAGATTTCCCGAATGTTGAGCACTTTAGGGAGGTATTGAGTGGTTACACCATTGACAAATTTGAGAAGTTGAAGCCTAAGATGATACAATCTGTTGATGACATGCTTGGCTATGACATCCCGAACCTCCTAAAGAATTTCCGAAATCCCTATGATTAA
- the LOC131322698 gene encoding EH domain-containing protein 1 isoform X4: MEFDSAPISKCSKEHQKIYEEWFTYADSDGDGRITGNDAIKFFSLSNLPRPDLKQVWAIADSKRQGFLGFKEFIVAMQLVSLGQGGHEMTNEVLNSEVDFENINPPVMEGLDALLAKKRSPKTTEPELNGSNLEQQSPAAHWFTSSNSAKKVSLASVTSIIDGLKKLYIQKLKPLESTYNFNDFVSPPLTNSDFDAKPMVMLLGQYSTGKTTFIKHLLKTGYPGSHIGPEPTTDRFVVVMNGPDERSIPGNTVAVQADMPYSGLTTFGTAFLSKFECSQMRHPLLEHITFVDTPGVLSGEKQRTQRSYDFTGVTSWFAAKCDLILLLFDPHKLDISDEFKRVISSLRGHDDKIRVVLNKADQIDTQQLMRVYGALMWSLGKVLNTPEVMRVYIGSFNDKPVNDAAAGPLGKELFEKEQDNLLADLKDIPKKACDRRINEFVKRARAAKIHAYIISHLKKEMPVMMGKAKAQQRLIDNLEDEFAKVQREHHLPAGDFPNVEHFREVLSGYTIDKFEKLKPKMIQSVDDMLGYDIPNLLKNFRNPYD, translated from the exons ATGGAGTTTGATTCGGCTCCTATCAGTAAGTGCTCCAAAGAACACCAGAAGATCTACGAAGAATGGTTCACTTACGCTGATTCAG ATGGTGATGGAAGAATTACGGGGAACGATGCCATCAAGTTCTTTTCTCTGTCGAATTTACCTCGACCTGATCTCAAgcag GTATGGGCAATTGCAGATTCCAAACGACAAGGTTTTCTTGGCTTTAAAGAATTCATCGTCGCAATGCAG TTAGTTTCTTTGGGACAGGGTGGGCATGAGATGACTAACGAAGTCTTGAATAGTGAAG TTGACTTCGAAAATATAAATCCTCCTGTTATGGAAGGTTTGGATGCATTACTTGCT AAGAAGCGTTCACCTAAAACAACTGAGCCTGAACTGAATGGTAGtaa TTTAGAGCAGCAATCTCCAGCGGCTCATTGGTTTACTTCTTCAAATTCTGCAAAAAAG GTGTCTTTGGCCTCTGTTACGTCCATTATTGATGGCCTGAAGAAGTTGTACATACAGAAATTGAAGCCATTGGAAAGTACATACAATTTCAATGATTTTGTGTCCCCTCCATTG ACAAATAGTGATTTTGATGCCAAGCCTATGGTTATGCTGTTGGGTCAATACTCCACAGGAAAAACAACATTCATTAAGCATTTACTTAAAACTGGTTATCCAG GATCTCACATTGGACCCGAGCCTACAACAGATAGATTTGTCGTTGTCATG AACGGACCTGATGAAAGAAGTATTCCTGGGAACACTGTTGCTGTTCAAGCAGATATGCCATATAGTGGTCTAACAACTTTTGGAACAGCATTCTTGTCCAAATTTGAGTGTTCCCAAATGCGTCATCCG CTGCTGGAGCACATCACATTTGTGGATACCCCTGGAGTTTTATCAGGGGAAAAGCAACGAACACAGAGAAGCTATGATTTTACTGGTGTGACATCTTGGTTTGCTGCAAAGTGCGACCTCATTCTACTTCTATTCGATCCACATAAACTTGATATCAGTGATGAGTTCAAACGTGTGATTTCGTCTCTAAGAGGTCACGATGACAAGATTCGTGTAGTTTTGAACAAGGCAGATCAAATAGATACCCAGCAA CTGATGAGAGTATATGGAGCATTGATGTGGTCTCTTGGGAAAGTTCTAAATACTCCTGAGGTCATGCGTGTTTATATCGG CTCATTCAATGACAAACCTGTAAATGATGCTGCTGCGGGTCCGCTTGGCAAAGAACTTTTTGAGAAAGAACAGGATAATCTCCTAGCCGATTTAAAAGACATACCGAAGAAGGCCTGTGATCGTAGA ATCAATGAGTTTGTGAAACGTGCGAGGGCCGCCAAGATTCATGCTTACATTATTAGCCACCTTAAGAAAGAGATGCCTGTTATGATGGGCAAAGCTAAAGCTCAACAGAGGCTGATTGATAATTTGGAAGATGAATTTGcaaag gtccaaagggaGCACCATTTACCGGCGGGAGATTTCCCGAATGTTGAGCACTTTAGGGAGGTATTGAGTGGTTACACCATTGACAAATTTGAGAAGTTGAAGCCTAAGATGATACAATCTGTTGATGACATGCTTGGCTATGACATCCCGAACCTCCTAAAGAATTTCCGAAATCCCTATGATTAA
- the LOC131322698 gene encoding EH domain-containing protein 1 isoform X6: MEFDSAPISKCSKEHQKIYEEWFTYADSDGDGRITGNDAIKFFSLSNLPRPDLKQVWAIADSKRQGFLGFKEFIVAMQLVSLGQGGHEMTNEVLNSEVDFENINPPVMEGLDALLAKKRSPKTTEPELNGSLEQQSPAAHWFTSSNSAKKVSLASVTSIIDGLKKLYIQKLKPLESTYNFNDFVSPPLTNSDFDAKPMVMLLGQYSTGKTTFIKHLLKTGYPGSHIGPEPTTDRFVVVMNGPDERSIPGNTVAVQADMPYSGLTTFGTAFLSKFECSQMRHPLLEHITFVDTPGVLSGEKQRTQRSYDFTGVTSWFAAKCDLILLLFDPHKLDISDEFKRVISSLRGHDDKIRVVLNKADQIDTQQLMRVYGALMWSLGKVLNTPEVMRVYIGSFNDKPVNDAAAGPLGKELFEKEQDNLLADLKDIPKKACDRRINEFVKRARAAKIHAYIISHLKKEMPVMMGKAKAQQRLIDNLEDEFAKVQREHHLPAGDFPNVEHFREVLSGYTIDKFEKLKPKMIQSVDDMLGYDIPNLLKNFRNPYD, translated from the exons ATGGAGTTTGATTCGGCTCCTATCAGTAAGTGCTCCAAAGAACACCAGAAGATCTACGAAGAATGGTTCACTTACGCTGATTCAG ATGGTGATGGAAGAATTACGGGGAACGATGCCATCAAGTTCTTTTCTCTGTCGAATTTACCTCGACCTGATCTCAAgcag GTATGGGCAATTGCAGATTCCAAACGACAAGGTTTTCTTGGCTTTAAAGAATTCATCGTCGCAATGCAG TTAGTTTCTTTGGGACAGGGTGGGCATGAGATGACTAACGAAGTCTTGAATAGTGAAG TTGACTTCGAAAATATAAATCCTCCTGTTATGGAAGGTTTGGATGCATTACTTGCT AAGAAGCGTTCACCTAAAACAACTGAGCCTGAACTGAATG GCAGTTTAGAGCAGCAATCTCCAGCGGCTCATTGGTTTACTTCTTCAAATTCTGCAAAAAAG GTGTCTTTGGCCTCTGTTACGTCCATTATTGATGGCCTGAAGAAGTTGTACATACAGAAATTGAAGCCATTGGAAAGTACATACAATTTCAATGATTTTGTGTCCCCTCCATTG ACAAATAGTGATTTTGATGCCAAGCCTATGGTTATGCTGTTGGGTCAATACTCCACAGGAAAAACAACATTCATTAAGCATTTACTTAAAACTGGTTATCCAG GATCTCACATTGGACCCGAGCCTACAACAGATAGATTTGTCGTTGTCATG AACGGACCTGATGAAAGAAGTATTCCTGGGAACACTGTTGCTGTTCAAGCAGATATGCCATATAGTGGTCTAACAACTTTTGGAACAGCATTCTTGTCCAAATTTGAGTGTTCCCAAATGCGTCATCCG CTGCTGGAGCACATCACATTTGTGGATACCCCTGGAGTTTTATCAGGGGAAAAGCAACGAACACAGAGAAGCTATGATTTTACTGGTGTGACATCTTGGTTTGCTGCAAAGTGCGACCTCATTCTACTTCTATTCGATCCACATAAACTTGATATCAGTGATGAGTTCAAACGTGTGATTTCGTCTCTAAGAGGTCACGATGACAAGATTCGTGTAGTTTTGAACAAGGCAGATCAAATAGATACCCAGCAA CTGATGAGAGTATATGGAGCATTGATGTGGTCTCTTGGGAAAGTTCTAAATACTCCTGAGGTCATGCGTGTTTATATCGG CTCATTCAATGACAAACCTGTAAATGATGCTGCTGCGGGTCCGCTTGGCAAAGAACTTTTTGAGAAAGAACAGGATAATCTCCTAGCCGATTTAAAAGACATACCGAAGAAGGCCTGTGATCGTAGA ATCAATGAGTTTGTGAAACGTGCGAGGGCCGCCAAGATTCATGCTTACATTATTAGCCACCTTAAGAAAGAGATGCCTGTTATGATGGGCAAAGCTAAAGCTCAACAGAGGCTGATTGATAATTTGGAAGATGAATTTGcaaag gtccaaagggaGCACCATTTACCGGCGGGAGATTTCCCGAATGTTGAGCACTTTAGGGAGGTATTGAGTGGTTACACCATTGACAAATTTGAGAAGTTGAAGCCTAAGATGATACAATCTGTTGATGACATGCTTGGCTATGACATCCCGAACCTCCTAAAGAATTTCCGAAATCCCTATGATTAA
- the LOC131322698 gene encoding EH domain-containing protein 1 isoform X1 → MEFDSAPISKCSKEHQKIYEEWFTYADSDGDGRITGNDAIKFFSLSNLPRPDLKQVWAIADSKRQGFLGFKEFIVAMQLVSLGQGGHEMTNEVLNSEVDFENINPPVMEGLDALLAKKKRSPKTTEPELNGSSLEQQSPAAHWFTSSNSAKKVSLASVTSIIDGLKKLYIQKLKPLESTYNFNDFVSPPLTNSDFDAKPMVMLLGQYSTGKTTFIKHLLKTGYPGSHIGPEPTTDRFVVVMNGPDERSIPGNTVAVQADMPYSGLTTFGTAFLSKFECSQMRHPLLEHITFVDTPGVLSGEKQRTQRSYDFTGVTSWFAAKCDLILLLFDPHKLDISDEFKRVISSLRGHDDKIRVVLNKADQIDTQQLMRVYGALMWSLGKVLNTPEVMRVYIGSFNDKPVNDAAAGPLGKELFEKEQDNLLADLKDIPKKACDRRINEFVKRARAAKIHAYIISHLKKEMPVMMGKAKAQQRLIDNLEDEFAKVQREHHLPAGDFPNVEHFREVLSGYTIDKFEKLKPKMIQSVDDMLGYDIPNLLKNFRNPYD, encoded by the exons ATGGAGTTTGATTCGGCTCCTATCAGTAAGTGCTCCAAAGAACACCAGAAGATCTACGAAGAATGGTTCACTTACGCTGATTCAG ATGGTGATGGAAGAATTACGGGGAACGATGCCATCAAGTTCTTTTCTCTGTCGAATTTACCTCGACCTGATCTCAAgcag GTATGGGCAATTGCAGATTCCAAACGACAAGGTTTTCTTGGCTTTAAAGAATTCATCGTCGCAATGCAG TTAGTTTCTTTGGGACAGGGTGGGCATGAGATGACTAACGAAGTCTTGAATAGTGAAG TTGACTTCGAAAATATAAATCCTCCTGTTATGGAAGGTTTGGATGCATTACTTGCT AAGAAGAAGCGTTCACCTAAAACAACTGAGCCTGAACTGAATGGTA GCAGTTTAGAGCAGCAATCTCCAGCGGCTCATTGGTTTACTTCTTCAAATTCTGCAAAAAAG GTGTCTTTGGCCTCTGTTACGTCCATTATTGATGGCCTGAAGAAGTTGTACATACAGAAATTGAAGCCATTGGAAAGTACATACAATTTCAATGATTTTGTGTCCCCTCCATTG ACAAATAGTGATTTTGATGCCAAGCCTATGGTTATGCTGTTGGGTCAATACTCCACAGGAAAAACAACATTCATTAAGCATTTACTTAAAACTGGTTATCCAG GATCTCACATTGGACCCGAGCCTACAACAGATAGATTTGTCGTTGTCATG AACGGACCTGATGAAAGAAGTATTCCTGGGAACACTGTTGCTGTTCAAGCAGATATGCCATATAGTGGTCTAACAACTTTTGGAACAGCATTCTTGTCCAAATTTGAGTGTTCCCAAATGCGTCATCCG CTGCTGGAGCACATCACATTTGTGGATACCCCTGGAGTTTTATCAGGGGAAAAGCAACGAACACAGAGAAGCTATGATTTTACTGGTGTGACATCTTGGTTTGCTGCAAAGTGCGACCTCATTCTACTTCTATTCGATCCACATAAACTTGATATCAGTGATGAGTTCAAACGTGTGATTTCGTCTCTAAGAGGTCACGATGACAAGATTCGTGTAGTTTTGAACAAGGCAGATCAAATAGATACCCAGCAA CTGATGAGAGTATATGGAGCATTGATGTGGTCTCTTGGGAAAGTTCTAAATACTCCTGAGGTCATGCGTGTTTATATCGG CTCATTCAATGACAAACCTGTAAATGATGCTGCTGCGGGTCCGCTTGGCAAAGAACTTTTTGAGAAAGAACAGGATAATCTCCTAGCCGATTTAAAAGACATACCGAAGAAGGCCTGTGATCGTAGA ATCAATGAGTTTGTGAAACGTGCGAGGGCCGCCAAGATTCATGCTTACATTATTAGCCACCTTAAGAAAGAGATGCCTGTTATGATGGGCAAAGCTAAAGCTCAACAGAGGCTGATTGATAATTTGGAAGATGAATTTGcaaag gtccaaagggaGCACCATTTACCGGCGGGAGATTTCCCGAATGTTGAGCACTTTAGGGAGGTATTGAGTGGTTACACCATTGACAAATTTGAGAAGTTGAAGCCTAAGATGATACAATCTGTTGATGACATGCTTGGCTATGACATCCCGAACCTCCTAAAGAATTTCCGAAATCCCTATGATTAA
- the LOC131322698 gene encoding EH domain-containing protein 1 isoform X5 — protein MEFDSAPISKCSKEHQKIYEEWFTYADSDGDGRITGNDAIKFFSLSNLPRPDLKQVWAIADSKRQGFLGFKEFIVAMQLVSLGQGGHEMTNEVLNSEVDFENINPPVMEGLDALLAKKRSPKTTEPELNGSSLEQQSPAAHWFTSSNSAKKVSLASVTSIIDGLKKLYIQKLKPLESTYNFNDFVSPPLTNSDFDAKPMVMLLGQYSTGKTTFIKHLLKTGYPGSHIGPEPTTDRFVVVMNGPDERSIPGNTVAVQADMPYSGLTTFGTAFLSKFECSQMRHPLLEHITFVDTPGVLSGEKQRTQRSYDFTGVTSWFAAKCDLILLLFDPHKLDISDEFKRVISSLRGHDDKIRVVLNKADQIDTQQLMRVYGALMWSLGKVLNTPEVMRVYIGSFNDKPVNDAAAGPLGKELFEKEQDNLLADLKDIPKKACDRRINEFVKRARAAKIHAYIISHLKKEMPVMMGKAKAQQRLIDNLEDEFAKVQREHHLPAGDFPNVEHFREVLSGYTIDKFEKLKPKMIQSVDDMLGYDIPNLLKNFRNPYD, from the exons ATGGAGTTTGATTCGGCTCCTATCAGTAAGTGCTCCAAAGAACACCAGAAGATCTACGAAGAATGGTTCACTTACGCTGATTCAG ATGGTGATGGAAGAATTACGGGGAACGATGCCATCAAGTTCTTTTCTCTGTCGAATTTACCTCGACCTGATCTCAAgcag GTATGGGCAATTGCAGATTCCAAACGACAAGGTTTTCTTGGCTTTAAAGAATTCATCGTCGCAATGCAG TTAGTTTCTTTGGGACAGGGTGGGCATGAGATGACTAACGAAGTCTTGAATAGTGAAG TTGACTTCGAAAATATAAATCCTCCTGTTATGGAAGGTTTGGATGCATTACTTGCT AAGAAGCGTTCACCTAAAACAACTGAGCCTGAACTGAATGGTA GCAGTTTAGAGCAGCAATCTCCAGCGGCTCATTGGTTTACTTCTTCAAATTCTGCAAAAAAG GTGTCTTTGGCCTCTGTTACGTCCATTATTGATGGCCTGAAGAAGTTGTACATACAGAAATTGAAGCCATTGGAAAGTACATACAATTTCAATGATTTTGTGTCCCCTCCATTG ACAAATAGTGATTTTGATGCCAAGCCTATGGTTATGCTGTTGGGTCAATACTCCACAGGAAAAACAACATTCATTAAGCATTTACTTAAAACTGGTTATCCAG GATCTCACATTGGACCCGAGCCTACAACAGATAGATTTGTCGTTGTCATG AACGGACCTGATGAAAGAAGTATTCCTGGGAACACTGTTGCTGTTCAAGCAGATATGCCATATAGTGGTCTAACAACTTTTGGAACAGCATTCTTGTCCAAATTTGAGTGTTCCCAAATGCGTCATCCG CTGCTGGAGCACATCACATTTGTGGATACCCCTGGAGTTTTATCAGGGGAAAAGCAACGAACACAGAGAAGCTATGATTTTACTGGTGTGACATCTTGGTTTGCTGCAAAGTGCGACCTCATTCTACTTCTATTCGATCCACATAAACTTGATATCAGTGATGAGTTCAAACGTGTGATTTCGTCTCTAAGAGGTCACGATGACAAGATTCGTGTAGTTTTGAACAAGGCAGATCAAATAGATACCCAGCAA CTGATGAGAGTATATGGAGCATTGATGTGGTCTCTTGGGAAAGTTCTAAATACTCCTGAGGTCATGCGTGTTTATATCGG CTCATTCAATGACAAACCTGTAAATGATGCTGCTGCGGGTCCGCTTGGCAAAGAACTTTTTGAGAAAGAACAGGATAATCTCCTAGCCGATTTAAAAGACATACCGAAGAAGGCCTGTGATCGTAGA ATCAATGAGTTTGTGAAACGTGCGAGGGCCGCCAAGATTCATGCTTACATTATTAGCCACCTTAAGAAAGAGATGCCTGTTATGATGGGCAAAGCTAAAGCTCAACAGAGGCTGATTGATAATTTGGAAGATGAATTTGcaaag gtccaaagggaGCACCATTTACCGGCGGGAGATTTCCCGAATGTTGAGCACTTTAGGGAGGTATTGAGTGGTTACACCATTGACAAATTTGAGAAGTTGAAGCCTAAGATGATACAATCTGTTGATGACATGCTTGGCTATGACATCCCGAACCTCCTAAAGAATTTCCGAAATCCCTATGATTAA
- the LOC131322698 gene encoding EH domain-containing protein 1 isoform X2, translating to MEFDSAPISKCSKEHQKIYEEWFTYADSDGDGRITGNDAIKFFSLSNLPRPDLKQVWAIADSKRQGFLGFKEFIVAMQLVSLGQGGHEMTNEVLNSEVDFENINPPVMEGLDALLAKKKRSPKTTEPELNGSNLEQQSPAAHWFTSSNSAKKVSLASVTSIIDGLKKLYIQKLKPLESTYNFNDFVSPPLTNSDFDAKPMVMLLGQYSTGKTTFIKHLLKTGYPGSHIGPEPTTDRFVVVMNGPDERSIPGNTVAVQADMPYSGLTTFGTAFLSKFECSQMRHPLLEHITFVDTPGVLSGEKQRTQRSYDFTGVTSWFAAKCDLILLLFDPHKLDISDEFKRVISSLRGHDDKIRVVLNKADQIDTQQLMRVYGALMWSLGKVLNTPEVMRVYIGSFNDKPVNDAAAGPLGKELFEKEQDNLLADLKDIPKKACDRRINEFVKRARAAKIHAYIISHLKKEMPVMMGKAKAQQRLIDNLEDEFAKVQREHHLPAGDFPNVEHFREVLSGYTIDKFEKLKPKMIQSVDDMLGYDIPNLLKNFRNPYD from the exons ATGGAGTTTGATTCGGCTCCTATCAGTAAGTGCTCCAAAGAACACCAGAAGATCTACGAAGAATGGTTCACTTACGCTGATTCAG ATGGTGATGGAAGAATTACGGGGAACGATGCCATCAAGTTCTTTTCTCTGTCGAATTTACCTCGACCTGATCTCAAgcag GTATGGGCAATTGCAGATTCCAAACGACAAGGTTTTCTTGGCTTTAAAGAATTCATCGTCGCAATGCAG TTAGTTTCTTTGGGACAGGGTGGGCATGAGATGACTAACGAAGTCTTGAATAGTGAAG TTGACTTCGAAAATATAAATCCTCCTGTTATGGAAGGTTTGGATGCATTACTTGCT AAGAAGAAGCGTTCACCTAAAACAACTGAGCCTGAACTGAATGGTAGtaa TTTAGAGCAGCAATCTCCAGCGGCTCATTGGTTTACTTCTTCAAATTCTGCAAAAAAG GTGTCTTTGGCCTCTGTTACGTCCATTATTGATGGCCTGAAGAAGTTGTACATACAGAAATTGAAGCCATTGGAAAGTACATACAATTTCAATGATTTTGTGTCCCCTCCATTG ACAAATAGTGATTTTGATGCCAAGCCTATGGTTATGCTGTTGGGTCAATACTCCACAGGAAAAACAACATTCATTAAGCATTTACTTAAAACTGGTTATCCAG GATCTCACATTGGACCCGAGCCTACAACAGATAGATTTGTCGTTGTCATG AACGGACCTGATGAAAGAAGTATTCCTGGGAACACTGTTGCTGTTCAAGCAGATATGCCATATAGTGGTCTAACAACTTTTGGAACAGCATTCTTGTCCAAATTTGAGTGTTCCCAAATGCGTCATCCG CTGCTGGAGCACATCACATTTGTGGATACCCCTGGAGTTTTATCAGGGGAAAAGCAACGAACACAGAGAAGCTATGATTTTACTGGTGTGACATCTTGGTTTGCTGCAAAGTGCGACCTCATTCTACTTCTATTCGATCCACATAAACTTGATATCAGTGATGAGTTCAAACGTGTGATTTCGTCTCTAAGAGGTCACGATGACAAGATTCGTGTAGTTTTGAACAAGGCAGATCAAATAGATACCCAGCAA CTGATGAGAGTATATGGAGCATTGATGTGGTCTCTTGGGAAAGTTCTAAATACTCCTGAGGTCATGCGTGTTTATATCGG CTCATTCAATGACAAACCTGTAAATGATGCTGCTGCGGGTCCGCTTGGCAAAGAACTTTTTGAGAAAGAACAGGATAATCTCCTAGCCGATTTAAAAGACATACCGAAGAAGGCCTGTGATCGTAGA ATCAATGAGTTTGTGAAACGTGCGAGGGCCGCCAAGATTCATGCTTACATTATTAGCCACCTTAAGAAAGAGATGCCTGTTATGATGGGCAAAGCTAAAGCTCAACAGAGGCTGATTGATAATTTGGAAGATGAATTTGcaaag gtccaaagggaGCACCATTTACCGGCGGGAGATTTCCCGAATGTTGAGCACTTTAGGGAGGTATTGAGTGGTTACACCATTGACAAATTTGAGAAGTTGAAGCCTAAGATGATACAATCTGTTGATGACATGCTTGGCTATGACATCCCGAACCTCCTAAAGAATTTCCGAAATCCCTATGATTAA